GCGCCGGATATCCGTCAAAACGGGCCGGCAGCAGGTGCCGGCTATGTACTGCGGACCCGGCCAAAGGTCAAGGTAGCGGGAGCCACCGGGCAGGTCCGGCCGGGGGCGGACCGGCCACACCATCCTGCATCGCGGACCGGGTCTGAACGCCGCGCCTGCCTTGACATGGCTCAACAGGACCGCCCGCGCCACCCCTAGCATTTTCTTGGTTTTTGGCGACAGTCGAAGGTTCTAACCATGGGTTCGAGCCGGGCGCGGCGAAAATCCCGATCTTCCGGATTGTCACGTGCGAACTGGGAACAAATGAAAATCGTCCTAGCCCTCCCGCCGTCCCAGCGCGATCTGCGCCTCGATCTGTTTCGGGGCCTCGCCAACTGGGCGATGTTCCTGGGCCATATTTCAAGCACCGTGCTGGCGTGGTTTTCATTCCGAAACTACGGCTTCAGCGACGGCGCCGACCTGTTCGTGTTCATTTCCGGCTACACGTCGGCGCTGGTCTATACGCGAAGGATGCAAGAGCACGGCTTCCTGTTCGGGACGACGCGGCTGCTGCGGCGCGTCTGGCAAATCTATGTCGCCCACATCCTGCTGTTCGTGGCCTATCTGACTTCCGTCCATTTCCTGTCGGACAAATTCCACACGCCTGATTTCATCGATCTGTTCAATGTTGCCCCCCTGCTCAATGCGCCGGTCGAGACGCTGACGCAGGGGCTGCTGCTGCGATACAAGCCGCTTAATCTGGACGTGCTGCCGCTTTACGTGGTGCTGATGGGCGCCTTTCCACCGGTGCTTTGGCTGATGCTCCGGCACGGCAACTGGGTCATGGCTGGATCAGTGTTGCTCTATTTCGCGGCCCGGCAGTTCGGCTGGAATCTGCCCTCTTATCCTTCGGGCGTCTGGTACTTCAACCCGCTCGCCTGGCAGCTTCTGTTCGTGCTGGGCGCCTGGCTGGCGCTCGGCGGCGCCAATACGCTGCACTTCCTGGTCCGCTCCCGGACCGTCTTCTGGCTCGGCCTGATCTATCTGGCGTTTGCGGCCGCCATGACCCTGGCGGCGCTCCTGCCCGCGCTGCAGGGAATCTTTCCGCGCGCGCTGTTCGAGGCCTTCAATCCGAATGACAAGACCAATCTGGCGCCCTACCGCTTCCTGCACCTGGCGATCCTGATCATCGTGGGCGCGCGGCTGATACCGATCGACGCGCCGGGACTGGAGGCCGCCATCTGGCGGCCGCTGGTCAAATGCGGCCAGCAGTCTCTCGAAGTGTTTTGCGTCGGAATCTACCTTTCATTCATTGCATCGCTGGTTCTGGAAAGGATCTCCGGCGGGGTTCTTGCCCAGCTGCTGGTCGGAACCTGTGGCCTCGCGATCATGACGGCGGTCGCCTATTACAGGTCGTGGTCGAAGCGCGTCGAAAAGTCCGTCCATGCCGGCGCGCACCATCCACCTGCCGGAGAACCCCACCTGCCCGTCCCCGAATTGGTTCAGCAAAAAAGCCGGATGACCGTGGGCGCCGCCTGATTCCCGCGAACGCAAGCCAAGCGGCTGACGGCAACGTCACGCGCCCGTTCGCGCAGCGCCCAAAGCGCATCACCGGCTGCTGCAGGAATTCAGCTTAAGTATTTGAATTAGCTGGCAGGAGTGGCAGGGCTCGAACCTGCGACCCCCGGTTTTGGAGACCGGTGCTCTACCAATTGAGCTACACTCCTACAGGAAACCCGCGTCGCCGCAGATCCGCGCCGTTTCAAGCATAGGCAGCGCCCCGATTGCAAGGGCGAAGCGGGCAACGGGGCGGGCCTGTTCAAGTCAAACGTTCTGCGCCAGACTTCCCGGGCCAAGCGACACCACAAGCAACAAAAGCAACAAACGGGAGAAACCATGACCGCGCAAACCGCCGCAAAGCACAGCTCCGCCCCGCAGACGCCCTCGCTGCCCCAGGCCAAGCCGGAATCGCTGGGTCTGTCCCCGGTCCGGCTGCAGCGCATGTCGGACGCCTTCAGGCGCGAGATCGACAAGGGCACGTTGCCGGGCGCGACCGTGCTGGTGGCGCGGCGCGGCCAGATCGGCTGGTTCGATGCGCTCGGCAGGCAGGGCCCTTCGGCGAGCGCGCCGATGGCGCATGACTCGATCTTCCGGATCTTCTCGATGACCAAGCCGATCGTCTCGATCGGAATCATGATGCTGATCGAGGACGGCCATTTCCTGCTCAGCGACCCCGTTTCGAAATTCATCCCGGAATTTGCCGATCAGAAGGTCGGCGTCGAAAACAACGGCAAGCTCGACCTCGTGCCGCTGAAGCGGCAGATGACGATACAGGACCTGTTGCGCCACACCTCGGGCATCACCTACGACCACACCGGCAATGGCCTCGTGCAGCAGATGTACCAGCAGTCGCGGCTGCGCAGCCGCAAGATCACCAACGCCGAGCACGCCGCATTGGTCGCCGGCATGCCGCTGATGTGCCAGCCGGGCTCGGAATGGAATTACAGCCGCTCCACCGACATTCTCGGCCGCGTCATCGAGGTGGTTTCCGGCAAGAGCCTGAGCGCATTCCTGACCGAGCGCATCCTGGCGCCGTTGCAGATGGCGGAAACCGCGTTCCACGCCGGCGAGCAGAATGCCGGCCGGCTCGCCGAGCCGTTCCCGAACGATCCCTGGACCGGCGACAAGGTGCAGTTCTTCAACATGCTGGAAAAGCCGGTGATGGAATCCGGCGGCGGCGGCCTGGTTTCCACCACCATGGACTATGCGCGCTTCAGCCAGATGCTGCTCAACGGCGGCACGCTCGACGGCAACAGGATCGTCGGCCGCAAGACGCTGGAACTGATGGCGTCCGATCATCTCGGCCCCGACGTCAAGGTCTCTTCTCCGCTGATGCCGGCCGGTCATGGTTTCGGGCTCGGCTTCGCGGTCCGCACCGATGCGGGCATGGCGCCGTTCCCGGGCTCGGCCGGTCAGTACTTCTGGAGCGGCATGGCCGGAACGTTCTTCTTCATCGATCCGGCCGAGGACATGTTCGCGGTGTTCATGATGCAGGGCCCCGGCCAGCGCGAATATATCCGCTCGATGCTGCGCAGCCTGGTGTACGCCGCGGTGGAGTGACCGGCGCGCGGAAGCGGAAACGCTTACTTCTTCGGCGTAAGCGTTTCCTCGCCGTGCGCGCCTGACAGCGCATGCACCCAGCGGCCCTTCAGGCTGCCGTCGGCATCGGCGCGGTAGACGACGAGATATTCGCCGGCATAGACCGACGAGTGATCGCCCTTCAGAAGGTCGCCGATCACAGTCGATAACCGGTCGCCCAGCCTGATGCCCTTGCCGACGTAAGTGTGTCTGGTGTCGGAGTTGAAGCACGAGACCTCGTAAAGGCTCTCGACGGCCTTGAGCGTGCAGGTGCCGACATAGGCCAGATCGTTCTCGCCGACGCCCTTGCCCGACATGACATACTCACCCGACAAATCCCGCTGCTCCGCCCCCTGCGCGGGAGCAAGCAGGCCGAGCAACAGCGCCGCAGCGACGACGCTCCTCCATGCGTTGCGCATCTTCATCTCCGGTACGGTGGAAGACCCGCTTTGAAATTACAGCAGCGGGCAACGGGTACCGGTCACGACTTCGATTTTGCGCATCACAAATATGCGAGTTCGTCGCGCGCCGTCAGCTGATGGTGGCGCCGCCGTCGATCACCATGGTCTGGCCGGTCATGAAGTTGCCGGCTGCAGACCCGAGGAACACCGCTGCACCCGCGATTTCGTCGGGGATGCCGATGCGCAGCAGCGGCGAGCGTGACGTCGATGCCTTCAGGTTATCGGGATTGTCCCACAGCGCCTTGGCGAAGTCGGTCTTGATCAGGCCCGGCGCGATGCAATTGACGCGAACATTGTGCGGGCCGTATTCGCAGGCGAGGTTGCGCGCGAGTTGCATGTCGGCGGCCTTCGAGATCGCGTAAGCGCCGAGGATAGTCGAGCCCTTGAGGCCGCCGATCGAGGACACGATGATGACCGCGCCGTCCTTGCGCTCGATCATCTGCGGCACCACCATGCTGGTCAGCCAGTTGTTGGCGACGATGTTGTTGTCGAGGATCTTGCGAAACTGATCGTCCGAAATGCCGGCGAGCGGCCCGTAATAGGGATTGGACGCGGCGTTGCAGACCAGCACGTCGATCTTGCCGAAGGCGCGGTTGGATTCGTTGACCAGGTTCTGCAGATTTTCCTTGCTGGAAATGTTGGCGGCGATGGCGACCGCCGTGCCCTTGCCGAACTTGTCGTTGATCTCCCTGGCGACCTGATCGCAGACATCCTGCTTGCGCGAGGAGATCACGACCTTGGCACCGTGCTCGGCCATCCGTTCCGCAATCGCGCGGCCGATGCCGCGGGTGGAACCGGTGATGACGGCGACTTTTCCGGTCATGTCGAACAAGGTCATGTGTTTCTCCCAGATATTGGTCCGGCGACGCCGGTCTGCATTTTTCGTTTTTCAGCTAAGCAGTCTTTGCAAATTTCGACAACCGAAGCCTCATGCAAGCTTGGCTTCCGGTATGACCTCCGGGCCCGCAGGCTGATGCATCGCCGCGTGCGAGGCATCCGCGATCCACGGCTGCTGATTGACCATCGGCAGCCGCCAGATGTTCTTGCCGGCGCTGCCGAAATGATCGAGCCGCGTCACCGAACAATTGTCGATGTCGAAGGCGAGGCCTTTTTCGGGTTGACCGCCAAGCGCGAGGCCGACGGCGGCCTTGATGGTGCCGCCGTGGCCGACCGCGATCACGTCCTTGCCGGCGTGTTCGAGATTGATGCGGCCGATCGCGTCACAGGTGCGGTTATAGAGATCCATGAAACTCTCGCCGCCAGGCGCCGGCTCGTCGATCGCGGCAAACCAATGACTGCCGACCGGACGGCTGGCCAGGAATGCGGTCCGATTCATGCCTTGCCATTGCCCGAGATTCTGTTCGGCAAAAGCTGCTTCGCGGGCCATGGTTGCAGGCTTGGGAAATCCGGTGGCCCAGATGGCTTCCGCCGTTTGATGCGTCCGCATCAGGCTACTCGCATACCAGACGGCCTGGCGCGGCAATATCTTTGCGACCGCCTCGAACACTTCGCGGTCGCCGGTATCGCAGGCGATATCCGTCTGGCCGTAGATGTTGCCGCCGTCGCTGCGCACCGGCGCATGGCGCACCCACCACCACCGCGTCACGACCACTGCCGGCTTGTCGGGATTGGACATCGCAAAGACCCTTCAATATTGTCCTGTGTCCTACGTCAGAGCACACATCGCCTCAAGTGCGTTCGAAGTGACTCGGGCGTTTGAAATCTTGTTTGAAATTCCGCAAGGCGGCAAGCGCCGATAATAATACAGCTGCAAGGGAGACACTCATGGGCCGCCTCGAAGGCAAATCCGTCATCATCACCGGCGCCGGCAGCGGCATCGGCCGCGCTGCTTCGCTGCTGTTTTCCAAAGAAGGCGCCAAGCTGATCATCGTCGACCGCAGCGAGAGCGTGAAGGAGACCGCAAAGCTGGTCAGCGACGCCGGCGGCACCGTCGAAGCCGTGATGGCCGACGCCGGATCGGAAAGCGACGTCAAGGCCTTCATCGACAAGGCGGTGTCGAAATACGGCAGGCTCGACGCGATCTGGGCCAATGCCGGCGTCAGCGGCGGGCTGGTGCCGATCCCCGAACAGACGGTGGAACACTGGCAGGAAATCCTGCGCATCAATCTGATCGGCCCGTTCCTGGCGATCAAATATGCGATGCCGCACATGATCAAGCAGAAATCCGGATCGATCGTCTGTACCGCGTCGGTGGCGGGCCTGAAGTCCGGCGCCAGCGGCCATCCCTACGCGGCGAGCAAGGCCGGCGTCATCAGCCTGGTGCAGACCACGGCCTATTCGCTGTCCGGCACCGGGGTGCGGATCAATGCGGTATGCCCGGGCCTGATCGAGACCGGCATGACCAAGCCGATCTTCGACAATGCCAAGCAGCGCGGCACCGATCACAAGATCGGCCAACTCAATCCCTTGAAGCGCCCCGGCCAGCCGCACGAACTCGCGGCGATGGGACTATTCCTCGCCAGCGACGACGCGTCCTATGTCAACGGACAGGCGATCCCGGTCGACGGCGGCCTCACCGCATCGATGCCGTATGCTGGGAAACCGATTTAGTTGATTGATTGGTGTCATTGCGAGGAGCAAAGCGACGAAGCAATCCATTCTTCGCTTATGCGGCGAGATGGATTGCTTCGCGGAGCCTGTCATCGGGCGCGCATTCGCGCGACCCGTTCGATCGCAATGACGGTAATCTGAGACGATAATCTGACATATCTTCGCGATCTCGCGCAGACAGCCCGTCGGGCAACGCTCGCAAGACGCCGATCACAGCCCGTCTGGCGGTATTCCGGATGCGTCGGCCGCCACCGGGCGGTGGCGCTTGTGCTCGCGGTAAAAGGCGTAGAGGCCCGACAGCACGATGATCGAAGCGCCCGTCGCCATCATGGCGTCGGGCACATCGCCGAACACGAGATAGCCGAGCAGCATCGCCCACAGCAGCGCGGAATAGCGGAACGGCGCCACCGCCGAGATATCGCCCGATCGCAGCGCCATGATGATGCTTTGGTAGCCGATCAGGAGAAGAACCGCGGCGAGCGCCAACAGACCGAGCGCGCGCACCGATATCGGCATCCAGCCGCCGAGCGGAACGATGATCGCAGCGCCGGTCATCGTGATCGTCACGGTCGTCACCAGGGTAATGAACAACGACGGAATCTGTACGGGAATTTGCTTGGTCGCGAGATCGCGGAAGGCGCAGAAGGCCACCGAGGTCAGCGCCAGCAGTGAAAACTGGTTGAAGCCCTCGACTCCAGGCCGAACCACAATGAGGACGCCGACAAAGCCGGCCGCGATGGCGAGCCAGCGCCGCCAGCCGACCGGCTCGCCGAACATCAGCGCAGCGCCGAGCGTCACTGCCAGCGGCAGCGCCTGAAAGATCGCCGCGGTGTTGGCAAGCGGTAAGTGCACGATCGCCGCCATGAACGACACCGTTCCGCCGACCTCGCCAACCACCCGAAGCGCTACCGGCTTCATCATCAGCGTGCGCAGCGGACGCACCGCGCCCTGATGCACGGCAAGCGCTGCGATCAGCGCAACCGCGACCAGGCCCCGCACCAGCATCATCTGGCCGAAGTTCATCTCCGACGACACCGCCTTGGTGATCGCGTCGTTCATGGTGAAGCCCGCCATGGCCACGGCCATCAGCAGGCTTCCGCGAATATTCGGGGATAGGGCCAAGGAGCTTCCAGGTAGATCGTAGGGTGGGCAAAGCGAAAGCGTGCCCACCATTAACGACAACGATCCGGGATTGATGGTAGGCACGGCGCGAATCTGCGCCTTTGCCCACCCTACGATGTTACTTCGCGCCGGCCTTCTGCGCGTACTCCCAGGCGGCCTTCGACAGCGGCACCGTGCGCTTGGCCGACTCCATCGCCTTGGCATTCGCCGCGGTGCCGTCGCGCACGCGTCCGGCGATCCCTTGGGTGATGCCGGCGAGCCGGAACAGGTTGTAGGCGAAATACCAGTTGAGGTCGGGAACCGCGCTGCCGGTGACGTTGCAGTAGATTTTCGCGGCCTCTTCCATGCTCGGGATGTTCAGCGCCTTGAGGTCGGCGCTGGCCAGACCCGGCATGGTCCATTGCATCAACAGATAGGTGAAGTCCGCCATCGGATCGCCAAGCGTCGACAGTTCCCAGTCCAGCACCGCCTGCACCCGCGGTTCCGTCGCATGGAAAATCATGTTGTCGAGGCGATAATCGCCGTGGACGATCGAAACCCGTTCCTGCTGCGGAAGGGTGTTCGGCAGCCACTCCGCGAGTTTCTCGAATTCGGGAATGTGCTGGGTTTCGGAGGCACGGTATTGCTTGGTCCAGCGATCCACCTGCCGCGCAAAGTAGTTGCCGGGCTTGCCGAAATCGCCGAGGCCGATGGCCTGCGGATCGAAATTGTGCAGCTTGGCGAGCGTCTCGATCTTGCTGGTGAATATCTTGCGGCGGTTTTCCGGCGTCTGGCTCGGCAGCGTCGGATCCCAGAACACCCGGCCCTCTTCCATCGACATGATGTAGAATGCCGCGCCAATGACGTTGTCGTCGGTGCACAGCGCATAGGCTTTCGCGACCGGAAAGCCCTGCTTGCTCAATGCGGCGATGACGCGGAATTCGCGATCGACCGCATGCGCCGACGGCAACAGTTTGCCGAACGGCCGGCGCCGCATCACATAGGAACGCCCGGGGGTATCGAGCCGGTAGGTCGGGTTGGACTGGCCGCCCTTGAACTGCAGGACGACCAGCGGTCCCTGATAGCCTTCGACATGCTCGCGCATCCAGCCGTCGAGGCTGATCTCATCGATCCGATGCCGCTCTTCGACGGGCTTGGTGCCCGAAAACTCTTCGTCGTTTCTGACGCCCTCGGCCAAGATGACGCTCCCTTATTTCTTGGGGAGCGCCATCATTCGCGGGCTCCCGTTAGTGCGCTTTGTTTGCATACTTCCGAAGTTCAAGTCTGGCAATGGCGCGGTTATGCACCTCGTCCGGACCATCCGCCAGGCGCATGGTGCGCATGGAGGCGTAGTCCCGGGCAAGGCCCGCATCGTCGGACACGCCGGCGCCACCGAACGCCTGGATTGCGTTGTCGATGATCTTCAGCGCCATGTTCGGCGCCGCCACCTTGATCATGGCGATCTCGAGCTGCGCGGTCTTGTTGCCGACCTTGTCCATCATGTCGGCGGCCTTGAGGCACAGCAAGCGATTCATCTCGATGTCGGTGCGGGCTTCGGCGATGCGCTGTTCCCAGATCGAATGCTCGATGATCTTCTTGCCGAACGCGGTGCGCGAAGACAGCCGCCTCACCATCTTCTCCAGCGCCTCCTCGGCCTTGCCGATGGTGCGCATGCAGTGATGGATGCGGCCCGGGCCGAGACGGCCTTGCGCGATCTCAAAGCCCCTGCCCTCGCCGAGCAGGATATTGCTGGCGGGAACGCGGACGTTCTCCAGCAGCACCTGGGCGTGGCCATGCGGCGCATCGTCGTAGCCGAACACCGGCAGCATCTTCTCGACCTTGATGCCGGGAGTGTCGAGCGGCACCAGGATCTGCGACTGCTGCTGGTGGCGCGGCAGGTTCGGATCGGTCTTGCCCATCACGATCGCGATCTTGCAGCGGGGATCGCCGACGCCCGACGACCACCATTTGCGGCCGTTGATGACGTAATGATCGCCGTCGCGCTTGATGCTGGTTTCGATGTTGGTCGCGTCCGAGGACGCCACCGCGGGCTCGGTCATCAGGAAGGCGGAGCGGATTTCGCCGTTCATCAGCGGCTTCAGCCACTGCCGCTTGTGCTCCTTGGTGCCGTAGCGCATCAGCACTTCCATGTTGCCGGTATCCGGCGCAGAGCAGTTGAACACTTCGGAAGCCCAGCCGATGTGGCCCATCTCTTCGGCCAGCGGCGCGTATTCCAGGTTGCTCAATCCCGCGCCGCGGAATTCATCGTCCTCATGCGAGGACGGCGGCATGAACATGTTCCAGAGGCCTTCGGCCTTCGCCTTCTTCTTCAGGTCTTCCAGGACCGGGATCACCTTCCAACGCTCGCCGGCTTCGTCCTGCTGCTTGTAGATCGGCACCGCGGGCCGGACGTGCTTGGTCATGAAAGACTGCACGCGATTGAGCCAATCTTTCTGGCGATCACTCATATTGAAGTCCATGGGACGCTCCTCACCTTCTGAAATCTTTGGGCCGCACTGTCTGCCGGCCGCCTATTCGCCGCAAGATCATTTCCTGCAACGACCGGCGCGGCGGCTTTGGGCCGGGTCCGAAATGCGACTCATTACGAACAGTGATTGACATTTCCGGCCCTTCAAACGATAGTTTCATACAAATGTTTGAAATGCAACGGGCCAGCCCGCCCTGCATAGGTCCCATGAGATGGCGTCGGATCAGACCAGAACCGCAATCCTCAACGCCGCCGAGCGGCTTTACGCCGATCGCGGCTTCGGCGACGTCACGCTGCGCGACATCGTCGCCGCGGCCGGCGTCAATCTGGCGGCGGTGAACTATCATTTCGGCTCCAAGGACGAGCTTATCGCCGAGCTGTTCGTCACCCGCAGCCTCGCCACCAACCGCGAGCGGCTCAACGAACTGAAGGCCGCCGAGGAAAAAGGCGGCGGCCGCGCCGGCATCGAAGCCATCTTCCGCGCGCTGGTCGGACCGACGCTGCGCGGCTGCCTCGGCCCAACCAGCGAGGGCTCGACCGCGGCGCGGTTCATGATCCGCGCCTCGATCGAATCGGTGCCGCCGATCCGCCGCATCAAGAACCGCGAAGTCGATCACTTGCGAAAATTCGCCGCCGCGATGCGGCGTTCGCTGCCCGGCCGCGACGAGGTTGATCTCTATTGGGGACTGCACTTCGCGCTGGCGATGGCGCACCACACCATCCGGGAAAGAGAGCGGCTGACCAAGCTGTCGGACGGCAAATGCGATCTCGACGACGTCCAGGGGATCATCGACCGTGTCGTGGCGATGTCGGTGATGGCGCTGACGGCGGGCGGGGTGGAACGGAAGCCGTCCGCCAAACTGATGGCGCGGGACGCGCCCTGACCGCGGCGCTCCGAGCCAGCACCGGCCTTTGTTGCCAGGGTTCGTTGGTATCGATCAAGGTCGCCGCGCCGCTCACGTCGCGCCGATCTCCAAGGCCTCGATGCCAAGGCGACGGAACAGCGCCGCATCATGGTCTTCTCCGGGATTACCGGCCGTCAGCAACGTGTCGCCGACGAAAATCGAATTGGCGCCGGCAAGGAAACACAAAGCCTGCATCTCCTCGGTCATGGCGCTGCGGCCCGCTGAAAGGCGAACATAAGATTTCGGCATCATGATGCGCGCCAGCGCGATGGTGCGGACAAATGCGATCGGGTCAATCGAACCGGCTTTCGCGAGCGGCGTGCCTTCGATCGGGATCAGCATATTGATCGGCACGCTCTCCGGATGTTCCGGCAGGTTGGCCAGCGTCACCAACATATCGACGCGGTCAATCGCCTGTTCGCCCATGCCGACGATGCCGCCGCAACAAACCTTGATACCGGATTGCCGCACATGGGCCAGCGTTTCCAGACGGTCGGCAAAACTGTGCGTGGAGATGACCTTGCCGTAATGGCGTTCGGACGTATCGATGTTGTGGTTGTAATAATCCAGACCGGCCTTCCCCAGGCGCGCGGCCTGCCCGCTGTCGAGCATGCCGAGCGTCATGCAGGTCTCCATGCCAAGTGCCTTGACGCCCTCGACCATGGCTATGACGGCTTCCATGTCGCGATCCTTCGGGCTGCGCCATGCGGCGCCCATGCAATAGCGGGTCGCGCCGGCGTCGCGGGCCTTGCGCGCCTCGGCAACGACGCGGTCCACCTCCATCAGCCTCGAAGCCTTGAGGCCGGAATCATGATGGGCCGACTGGCTGCAATAGCCGCAATCTTCGGGACAGCCCCCGGTCTTGATGCTGAGAAGCCGGCTGAGCTGTACCTTGTTGGGATCGAAGTGTCGGCGATGGACGCTCTGCGCCTGAAACAGCAGATCGTTGAAGGGCGCTTCATAAAGCGCCAGAGCCGCTTCCGTCGTCCAATTGCCGTGGACCTCGCCCGGTGCGGGCGTCGCCGACGGCGTCTGGTCCAAGCGCGATGCAAACGTCATATCCCCTCCCCAGGGAGCACAAGGCCGCGACGCGGCCGACCAAGGCGGGCTATGCCCGATCGCTGGTCCCGTCGCAATGCTTACCGTCTCCGGACAAGGGGTCGGCGGAGCTGAAGCAGGCTGAATTCCGTCCCGTGGAGATTAGATCACTGCAACGCAATCGATCTCGATATCGACGGGCCGGTCCATTCCGGCGCACCACACCATCCGGGAAAGAGAGCGGCTGACCAAGCTGTAGGACGGCAAATGCGATCTCGACGACGTCCAGGGGATCATCGACCGTGTCGAGGCGATGTCGATGATGGCGCTGACGGGGGACGAGACGCAGAGCAAGGCGCCCGCGAAACTGCTGGCGCGGGACGCGCGGTAGCCGCTCGGCTTCGCCGGAGACGGAACAACCGTTGCCTGCGCCGAGCGCTCGTTTACTTCACGTGGGTGAACTGCGCGATGACGGCGTCGAACGGCGCAGCGGAGCGCATGGCGCGCGCGAGACTGCGCGCACCCTCGAGTGCGGCGATCAACGCCATCGCCCGCCGTTGCGCCGTTCCCGACGAGCTGTGTGCCGCAAACACCTCGGCGATGGCCGCGGTCCAGGCTGCGAAGACCGCAGCCAGCGCATCGGCAAAATCGCGGTTTGAGGGCGCCAGTTCGTTTGCCAGATTCTGCGCCGCGCAGCCGACCCCCCAATCTGCCGCTTCCATTTCCTTCGCGACACCCTTGCAGAGAGCGCGAGTGAAGCGATCGGGATCTCCCTCGCAGCGCTCAGCCAGCTGACGCATCCCTGCTTCGGTGCGGGCCCCGTAGGCCTCAAGGACTTCGCGCGCAAGCTGCTCCTTGCCGCCGGGAAAATGAAAATAGAATGAACCCTTGGGAGCGCCGCTATCCTCCAGAATCTGCGCGAGGCCGGTCGCCGCATAGCCTTGCGTGCGGAACAGGAGTTCCGCCGTTGCCAGCGCTTTCTGTCGGGCGTCGGTCGTCCTCGTCATTGCTGCAGCGCGTCTCTTGCGGTCGATCCGGAGCGGTGTTATAGGGCAATCACCATAGTATGGCAATCGCCATAGTAATTTCGGAGGACCTCATGCCAGTTGTGACCATCCAGGTGCCCGCAGGCGCGCTCGATGCCGACAAGAAATCAGCCATGATCGCCAAGGTGACCGATGCGGTCGTCGAGGCGGAAGGCATTCCGGCCGTCCGTGCCGCAACCCTCGTCCTGATCGAGGAGATTCCGGACGGCGGTTGGGGCATTGGCGGGCGCGCCGTTACGCTGGAGAAGATGAAGGCCGCGCTGGCCGCCAAGGCCTGAATTATGCGCGAACTCGTCTTTCTGGGACCGCGCAAGCTTGAATGGCATGAAACCCCGGATCCGCGGATCGAGCACCCGGAGGACGCCATCGTTCGCCCGATCGCAGCCACAACCTGCGATCTCGATACGGCGATCATTCGCGGGACGACGCCGTTCGAGGGCCCGTTCGCCATTGGCCATGAATGCGTTGCGGAAGTTGCCCAAGTCGGCCCCGGCGCCACGCAGTTCTATCGAGGACAGCTTGTTATCGTGAGCTGGCACATCTCCTGCGGACGCTGCCATCGCTGCGCCGCGCGGCAGCTTCCGAACACCTGTTCGCACTTTCCACGCGGCGCAGCCTTCGGCTCACCGGTCCAGGGGCCTTGGGGTGGACTGTTCTCCGATCTGGTGCGCGTGCCACACGCACCGGCGAGCTTGGTGCCGCTGCCCCCGGGCGTCGATCCGACGCATTGGGCCAGTATGTCCGACAATATCCCGTTCGGTTACGAGCTGACCGTCCCTCATCTGTTGCGCAACCCGGGCGCCGACGTGTTGATCATGGGTGGTTGCGGGTCGGTCGCGCTCTACGCAGCTGCATTTGCCCGCGCCGCCGGCGCCGGAGCAGTCGACTATATCGATACCGATCGCAGCCGGCTCGAGATCGCGACCAAACTCGGCGCGAACGCAATCGAAATGCCGCCACCGCGCCGGCACGGCAGCTACCCGATCACCGTCGACGCCAGCATGAGCGCGGATTCCCTTCGCTGCGCCATCCGCTCCACCGAACCGGAAGGACAGTGTTCGAGCGTCGGCTGCCACTTCGGCGAAGTCGCAATACCAATGATGGAAATGTATGTCCGGGGCATCAACTTCTATACCGGCCGAGGCCAGGGTC
The sequence above is drawn from the Bradyrhizobium sediminis genome and encodes:
- a CDS encoding DMT family transporter, giving the protein MALSPNIRGSLLMAVAMAGFTMNDAITKAVSSEMNFGQMMLVRGLVAVALIAALAVHQGAVRPLRTLMMKPVALRVVGEVGGTVSFMAAIVHLPLANTAAIFQALPLAVTLGAALMFGEPVGWRRWLAIAAGFVGVLIVVRPGVEGFNQFSLLALTSVAFCAFRDLATKQIPVQIPSLFITLVTTVTITMTGAAIIVPLGGWMPISVRALGLLALAAVLLLIGYQSIIMALRSGDISAVAPFRYSALLWAMLLGYLVFGDVPDAMMATGASIIVLSGLYAFYREHKRHRPVAADASGIPPDGL
- a CDS encoding OpgC domain-containing protein, yielding MKIVLALPPSQRDLRLDLFRGLANWAMFLGHISSTVLAWFSFRNYGFSDGADLFVFISGYTSALVYTRRMQEHGFLFGTTRLLRRVWQIYVAHILLFVAYLTSVHFLSDKFHTPDFIDLFNVAPLLNAPVETLTQGLLLRYKPLNLDVLPLYVVLMGAFPPVLWLMLRHGNWVMAGSVLLYFAARQFGWNLPSYPSGVWYFNPLAWQLLFVLGAWLALGGANTLHFLVRSRTVFWLGLIYLAFAAAMTLAALLPALQGIFPRALFEAFNPNDKTNLAPYRFLHLAILIIVGARLIPIDAPGLEAAIWRPLVKCGQQSLEVFCVGIYLSFIASLVLERISGGVLAQLLVGTCGLAIMTAVAYYRSWSKRVEKSVHAGAHHPPAGEPHLPVPELVQQKSRMTVGAA
- a CDS encoding serine hydrolase domain-containing protein translates to MTAQTAAKHSSAPQTPSLPQAKPESLGLSPVRLQRMSDAFRREIDKGTLPGATVLVARRGQIGWFDALGRQGPSASAPMAHDSIFRIFSMTKPIVSIGIMMLIEDGHFLLSDPVSKFIPEFADQKVGVENNGKLDLVPLKRQMTIQDLLRHTSGITYDHTGNGLVQQMYQQSRLRSRKITNAEHAALVAGMPLMCQPGSEWNYSRSTDILGRVIEVVSGKSLSAFLTERILAPLQMAETAFHAGEQNAGRLAEPFPNDPWTGDKVQFFNMLEKPVMESGGGGLVSTTMDYARFSQMLLNGGTLDGNRIVGRKTLELMASDHLGPDVKVSSPLMPAGHGFGLGFAVRTDAGMAPFPGSAGQYFWSGMAGTFFFIDPAEDMFAVFMMQGPGQREYIRSMLRSLVYAAVE
- a CDS encoding SDR family NAD(P)-dependent oxidoreductase, giving the protein MTLFDMTGKVAVITGSTRGIGRAIAERMAEHGAKVVISSRKQDVCDQVAREINDKFGKGTAVAIAANISSKENLQNLVNESNRAFGKIDVLVCNAASNPYYGPLAGISDDQFRKILDNNIVANNWLTSMVVPQMIERKDGAVIIVSSIGGLKGSTILGAYAISKAADMQLARNLACEYGPHNVRVNCIAPGLIKTDFAKALWDNPDNLKASTSRSPLLRIGIPDEIAGAAVFLGSAAGNFMTGQTMVIDGGATIS
- a CDS encoding SDR family NAD(P)-dependent oxidoreductase; this translates as MGRLEGKSVIITGAGSGIGRAASLLFSKEGAKLIIVDRSESVKETAKLVSDAGGTVEAVMADAGSESDVKAFIDKAVSKYGRLDAIWANAGVSGGLVPIPEQTVEHWQEILRINLIGPFLAIKYAMPHMIKQKSGSIVCTASVAGLKSGASGHPYAASKAGVISLVQTTAYSLSGTGVRINAVCPGLIETGMTKPIFDNAKQRGTDHKIGQLNPLKRPGQPHELAAMGLFLASDDASYVNGQAIPVDGGLTASMPYAGKPI
- a CDS encoding histidine phosphatase family protein produces the protein MSNPDKPAVVVTRWWWVRHAPVRSDGGNIYGQTDIACDTGDREVFEAVAKILPRQAVWYASSLMRTHQTAEAIWATGFPKPATMAREAAFAEQNLGQWQGMNRTAFLASRPVGSHWFAAIDEPAPGGESFMDLYNRTCDAIGRINLEHAGKDVIAVGHGGTIKAAVGLALGGQPEKGLAFDIDNCSVTRLDHFGSAGKNIWRLPMVNQQPWIADASHAAMHQPAGPEVIPEAKLA